Within Cellulophaga sp. L1A9, the genomic segment TGTCTATCGTTGCTGTTTTCTTTCCTGTTTCTTCTCCTTTTAGCGCTTCTGAAAGAAATAATAGTTTAGCCGTAGGTTCCTCATTAACCACCTCTGAAACCATATTTTCTAAATGCTTAGGAAGCGTTAATTTTGTCGCAGTAGCTTTATCTAATTGAACCAAATCTGGCATTAAATACAAAGAGTCTGATGTTTCTCCTGTACCCGCATGACGGTCTAACACTTTGGGCTTTGGGCTATGATCAGGTTTCAAATAGGGACGTATTGCTTCGCCAAAATCTACGGCAATACCCTTGGTTTTTTGGTTAATTTGATCTACTAAAAAAGTAGTAATAGCCCTATTCCCGCCATGAGAATTCATAAACACAAAACGTTTAAAACCGTGTTTGATCAACGATTGAACCGTTTCCATATGCACTTGAATTATCGTGTCTGCGCTTAATGTAATAGAGCCAGAAAATGCCATGTGATAAGGAGATTGTCCTGCCATTAAAACAGGAGCTACTAGAATATCACGCTCTTGTGCGATAAGCTTACACTGCTCTACTCCGTTTATAAAATCGGTCCCAATAGGCAAATGACTTGAATGCTGTTCTAATGCTCCAATAGGAATAATAACCATATCAGATTTCGATAAAAATGCATCCACCTCAGGAACCGTCATGTGAGGCAAATAATTCTTAACTTTTTTCTCGTTCCAAAGTGGGTTTATTGAGGAGCCTGTATGCATAGAAATACGTTTTAGAATAAATAATAGTTAATTAGTTCTGCTTTAAAGATTAAGCGATAGGCTATTTTATGATAATTGTTTCTAGATGTACAGGAACGATAATAGTAGCTTCGGGGGAAACGGCTTTAACCTCTTCAATAAAAGGTGTAATCTTATTGTCTATAGCTTTTTCTTGAGAATACCCATAAGGCACTCTAAAGTTATCCCAATGGGTAGGTATTATAGTTTTAGGAAAATTTGTAGCTTTCAATAAGCGTTCTGTATACTTGTAAATTTCCAATCTTGAAAAATTTACGCCTGGCAAAAGAATATCTGGCGTTAGGCCTTGAACTTCTTTTTCTAAAAAGTTCATAGAACCTGCTGTTAATATTTTGTGATTATTGAATCTTACATAAAACATTAAGGAACCACCTTCTATAAAGTCTTCTAGCTTTAAGGGTGCTTTTAATTCTTTTTCATGCGTTCTAGCATCAAAATAATGTTTGTCATTTAAAGCAGAATGTATCGAAGGAACCACCTTTACCGAAAACTCATCAAACTGATAATCTTCCCCGCCTCTAACGGTAAGTAGTTGTTCTTCCGGAACCCCGTAGGCTCTTAGTATATTGCAGCTCGTTTCTGTAGCAATTACTTTAGCACCTGTTTTCTTTGCGATATAAGGTACATCTCCTAAATGATCTAAATGCGAATGGTGTACTAAAATATAATCAGCCGTTGTAATATGTTTATTGATGACCACGGTGTCTGATACAAAATAATCACTTTCATAATAATTTTTACGAGGATCTTCTTTACTATTTGCAGGGCTATCTCCTAATTTTACTCTAGACAAATAAGGGTCTACTAAAATGGTTGTTTTCCCATCTGTCATTTCCCAACCAGCACCACCAAAATATTTTAATTTCAGTTCTTGACTGCTTGCATATTGAAGACCTAAAAACAGAAGTCCTAAAAACCATGTTTTAGAACTCATAATTTTTGAAGGTGATTTTTTAATTCGTGTATTTAACATGAAGTGCATAAATTTAAGATTGCATTAAAAGAGTGATACTAATCGATGACCTCAACGATTACTTCTATTTCTACAGCTTGCGCTCTAGGTAATGTAGCTACACCAATGGCAGCGCGCGCATGAATACCTCTTTCTCCAAAAACAGCCACCATTACATCTGAAAAGCCATTAATTACTTTTGGTTGTTCTATAAAAGTAGGCTCAGCGTTTACAAAAGCCAAGGCTTTCACGATACGCTTCACTTTTTTTAAATCACCCAACATGTATTCTAATACTGCTATTTGATTTATTGCCGTTAATCTAGCACCTTCATAGCCTTGATCAATAGAGACATCTAGCCCTAGTTTCCCTGTCATTTCAGTTCCATCTGCATATCTAGGGCCTTTGCCTGCTAAAAATATAAGGTTACCAGTTTGTACACCATTAACGTAATTAGCTACTGGGTTGGGGGGACTAGGTAACGTTATATTTAATTCTTTTAATCGCTGTTCTGGATTGTATTCTTTTTCAATACTATCTGGCATTACTTTTTTCAGTTATCGTTTTTAGCTTTAAAATCCGCCGCGTGCCACAAAGGCTCACTTTCATAATAATTTCCATTGGTAACAACTGCTTCAACAGTTCTCAAGTTTTCAATATTTTCTAATGGATTTTTCTCTAAAATAGCAATATCTGCTTCTTTACCAATCTCTAAGGTCCCTGTTTCATCGCCTCTTCCCATAGCAGTTGCAGGAACGATTGTAGCTGTTTTAAGAGCTTGCAAAGGCGTTAATCCTCCATATTTAGTATAGGTTTCTAATTCTAAAAAGAGTCCAAATCCTGGTGCAAAATTATCCGTACCAGCAACAACAGGTATCCCTGCTTTGTAAAACTTTCCTATTACCGCTGCAGATTTCATTATATCTTTCTTCGCTTGTTCTGCACGTGTTGCATTTAAACCACTTCTAAACCTTTTACCTTCAAAAAGTTCATAAGCCATTTTACCTGCATCTGGTTCTATTGTTTCCATTAATTCGCCTTCTTGCATAGTACGTACAACTCCCAAACCAAGTGTAGGATCTAATACAGTACCGTGTTTTAAATAAAACGCGATTGCAGTATTAATCTGCTCCTCAGTAATTTCATTTTTAGCCATAAAATATGACCCTAATTCTGATATTTTTTTATCTGGAAATAATACCGCTAAAATCCTATTGTAATGACTTAACATATCCATACCATCTTCCACCGCCTTATTTGCATTATCGACCAATGCAGGAACATGGCCGGTAACGGTCATACCAACTTTATGAGCTTCAATAGCTAATACTTTTAAAATTTCTGGCTCTATTGAAGTATAAATCTTAATTTGCTCATACCCATTTTTATGGTATAAGTCTACAACTTCCTTAGCTTCTTCTGCAGATCTAGCTCTTATAATTCCGTTACCTTTAACACCAGGCCCGTCCGTCATACCAGACAATAGAATATCTGGCCCCAAGGCTCCATCTTTTGCTATAGCATCTCTAAAAGCGGTTGCAAATTCTAATTCATTACCATTATCTCTAATTGTAGTAACACCACCCGCTAAGTATGTTGGTGCCCATTGTACCTGATTTGAATGTGCATGCATGTCCCATAAACCAGGTATTAATGTTTTTCCTTTTACATCAATAACTGTTGCGTTTTCAGGAATTTCTACATCAGTTCTTTTTCCAATTGTTTTAATACGACCATCTTCAATAATCATGGTCATATCCTTTAATGTTTGATCACTTAGACCATCTACAATATCACCACCAACTAAAGCTTTAACTTTAGCTTGTTCTCCTTTTAAATCTGTAGTATATTTTTTAAGCGCTGCCATTTGTTCTTCGACATTACCTTTGATAAAAAATGGTTTAGCTTCTTCATAACCTTTCTTTATTAACTCTCTAATTTGAGTATTTGCTTTTACTAAGGCAACTAAATTTTTAGACTTATCTAACCAAATGGTACGCCCGCCCCAATTAATACCTTCAACAACATAACGATCTAATGCAACATCTTCTCCTTTTATTTGAACAATGTCTTCTCCTTTGTGTGTTAAAGAAACTTCTCCTCTTGGTAACGTTGATAATGATGTAATACCTTCATGATTAAAATAATATTGATATAACATCATTTCAATCCCAGCAGGAATATTACTATTTACTGCAAAAAAAGCATCTTTTTTATTTGAAGTAACTACATCAAAATGCTTTTCCCATATGGAAACCTGATCTCCATGAACCTCCATTTTAAATATATTAGTGGTATCCTTACTCGTAATACGTCTACTTTCATAAGATATTGGTTCCAGATCAGTTGTTAAGTATAATTTTGATTCTATACCCGTAATACGACCTCTTTCATTTTCACCTTGGATAGACGTAACTGTTATCCTGTCTTTATTTGAAGTAATATTATAAGTTTCTTCCCCTATTTGTGACTGCCTTCTATAAACAAAAAAAGTACCCTCATCACTAATATCTTGCCATTTTGAGGGTGTAGTTGTACAACCAGTAACGAAAAGCAACACAACCATTTGTAGCATGTAGCTTGCTTTATTCATCATAAATTTTGAATTATTTTTAACTATCATTTTAGTTTTTTTTAGAATTGTAATTAGAGCCTATACTTAAAATCAAGGAAATTTAGGGGTGAATTTATTGAAGTAAAACTGATTCAATTCATCAGAATTACTTTCAATAATATCTAGTTTATTATCGCCATTTAAATCAAATGTCAGGATATCATAGGTACTAAAATTCTGATTATTTAATTGAACTTTCTCCCAGGAAGTGGCATCTCCCGAGTTAATAAAAACGTTATTTGGAGCGGCTACATTCCCAACAATGATGTCTATATTACCATCACCATTTAAATCGCCAATAGACAGCGAGTAAGATTCATCTGAACTATCATCAAATACTACTTTACGCGTGTATGTTCCTTTTTTACTTCCAAAATAGATGACATTAGGCTCTCCTATATTTGCAGTAATAATATCCTTAAATCCATCTTTATCTAGGTCTATTACGGCTACAGATCTTGTAACATCATTACCTGTTCCATAGGGTGTTTTTTTTGAGAATTTTAGATTGCCATCATTTAAATACACATAGTTGGGTTGGTCATCTCTATTGGCTAATATCAAATCTAAATATCCATCGTCATTCATATCTGCAACCTCAACATCTATGGTAGAATCTTTTTTATCACCAAACCCTATAACTTCCGTAAAAATCCCTTTTCCATTATTTAAGCAAATTTCATTTTCACTTCCTCTATTGGTAATCAGAATATCTTTATCGCCATCATCATCTAAATCTGCAACAACAATATTTCTTGTGTGCCCATATTTTTCACCAAAGCTTGCACCTTTAGTAAAGTTTCCTGCTCCGTCATTTATAAAAATGTAATTGGGAGCCATATCATTTCCAACGGCAATATCTAAATCGCCATCACCATCAAAATCTGCGAGTTCTGTAGAATAACTTGTTTCTTGCTCTGTCCCTAAATTTTTTGAAACGGTAAAAATACCACGTCCATTGTTTATAAAAATTCGGTTCTGACCTGGCCAATGCCTACCATTTGCCGCAACAATATCTAAATCGCCATCATTATCAATATCACCAATACCCATAGAAGCGGTTCTCTCCTTATGGATACCTAAAATTGTTCTACTATTATTAAAAAAATTTGATTTTTGGGAGTGTACAGAAAGGATGCAACTTGAAAAAAGTGCAAATAGAATATATTTCATACGTTAACTATTAGTTGGTTTGAGTCGCTAGTATTAATAAGCAGTTGTGTCTCTTTTTATAGACACAATTTTGGTACTGAATTTTATTTATTTAAAATGTTGGATCCCCATGGCTTGATACACCTCTTCGGCATAAAAAAGATTTCCCCCCTTCATGGTCCACTCAACATTACGAATTGCACTAATCGCTTCTAAGGGATTTCCATCGATAAGAATAAGATCTGCTTTTTTACCAACTTCTATAGAACCGTATGATTCTGACACCCCTGTCATTTCTGCAGATTTTATTGTTGCAATTTTTAAAACCTCCGCATTGGGGATACCTGCTTGCGCATAAAGCTCTAGTTCTCTATGATATAAAAAACCTGGAAGCCCATCTGTACCTGGAACAATTTCTATCCCTTTCTCATACAAATCATAAACAACGGCTAACATTTTATTAAAACTCCCTTTATAGCGTGTTATTTTCTCACCAGATTTTGGGAGTCCACCGCTATAATAATCACGTTGGTTAAGTAATGGAAGTCTGTCTATAATCTTAACATAAGTAGGACTTGGCTCGCCTTTTACGGACACAAACATATTTTCAAAAATAGAAACGGTAGGATCTATACGGATGTTTTTTGTTTTTAAAAGATGCACAAAATCGAGGTATTCTTTAGATTTAAGATCAAGGTCTACACCGTGGTATGCAGACATCGTATGCCTTAATGGCGTGCGGGTATCTATGGTATCTGATAAAAAATTGAGCAAAACCATGTTCATATGCTGTATCTCATCATATCCTTGATTAATGGCTTGCGTAGCCGTCATAAAAGCAGGAATATGACCGCTAACACGCATCTCTAATTCATGCGCTCTTTTAGTTAAAGGCGCTACCCATTCTGGCCTAATAGAACTATATAATTTAATTTGCTCATAGCCTAGATCTTTATATTCTTGTATTTCCGACAAGCCTTCTTCTACAGAACTCACTACGTTACGTTGATTCGCATAAGGCCCATCTCCATCTATAATACCCCCAAATGTGACAATACGTGGGCCGATAATTTCATTGGTATTAAATTGCTTGCTTAACACTTTTAATTGTTTGTTGTTTGCTAAATCTCTAACAGAAGTAACTCCACCAGCCACATGTAACATGCCTCTAAATTTGGTATTATGCGTATGCATATCAAACATGCCAGGCATTAGTGTTTTTCCACCACAGTTAATAACTTTAATCTCTTTACTTATTTCTTGATCATCACTAGCTTTAATTGATTCGATGTTATCACCATCTACAACTACATCTTGATTTTTTAATAGTGTTCCTTGAGCAGTAAAAACATTTACATTTTTAATGATAACCTGATCTAGTTTATGAGTTACCTTTTTAGCCACATCAGCTAAATACTCATCTTCAATAGCGTCTTGTATGCCCTTCATTTCTAGGCGCAATTCTTTTAAATCTGTTCTAATAATATGCAGATTTCCTGATATTTTAGCAACCATTTCATCCCCGATCATCCATAAATATGTGGGATTCATGTCCAATCCTTTCACCATTAAAAGGTTTATTAGCGTACTGTTAGAAAGAGATATAGCACGTTTATCCACAAGCTCAACTTCGCCTTTTGGGTATAATTTTACTTTTTCGTCTTCAGAGGACATTAGAAGTTTGGCAAGAACTTCATAAATGGCAGGAGAGCCATCATATCTAAAATAAAGGGCGTCTCCGTTGAAGTCGCCCTTACGCTCACCTTTTGGATTTAACCAAGTTGCTTTATGCTTTTCACTCTTAAAAAACTCCTGTATGGAATCTTTTAAATAATTAACCCCAGAAACAGATTGCGAAGTAATATACCCTTTCTTATTAAAAGTTAGTTCTTCTAAAAATTCAGGACCACGACCTCTATCTGTATAGGTATAATAATAGTTTACCGTGTTTTTATTGGTCTTCCACTTCTCATATTTACCTGCTAAACCTTCTCTAAAAACCACATCGTAAACCACTTTATCTGAAGTGTTCTCATTTGCAGAGAATGGGTTATTAAAACTACTTGTAATTATAAAAAAAAAGAAAAGTGTGCATATATATTTCATAAGCTACAAGAGTATTTTAAGGTGTATACTTCGTTTTTTTGCTATTTAAGCGTTAAGACTTTAGCGTATCTTTAAAATACCCCAACCAATTGAGACCCAGTATCTTTTCTATATCCCCGGTACTATACCCTCTTTTGTCTAAAACTTTTGCCACTTGCAAATAACGATCTGGTTTATCTAATTCGGGAATCCAAGGTGGCCATTGTACTTTATAGGATGGTTTAAATCTCGTTAATCTTGGTACGTACCAATTCTCTCTAGTAGCACCTGTTGCCTCTAAACCTTGAATAGCAAAATCTGCTGCAACACCTACATGGTCTATTCCTGCAATTTTAACGGCATGGTCTATATGATCTACATAGGTTTCCAGTGTGGTTTTTGTCCCTAATTCTGGACCAATCATATACCCTAAACATATAATTCCTATAACTCCGCCTTTATCTGCCATTGCTTTAATTTGGCCGTCTGTTTTAGCTCGTGGATGGTCTTTATATAAAGCCTCACACATAGAGTGATTAAAACAAGCACCAGAGGTACTAAATTTAATTCCGTCGTTAGTTGTTTCTCGCCCACAATGCGATAGATCTATCATGATCCCTAGCTCATTCATACGTGCTAAAGCCTCAATACCAAAGTCTGATAAGCCAGAGTTGGTGCGTTCTGTACTCCCGTCTCCCAATAAATTTCTCTGATTATAGGTTAATTGAATCCAACGTGTTCCTGCATCATAAAGTGTATCAATATTATCTATTGATTTTTCTATCATTGTTGCATTCTGAAACCCTAAAAATGCGGCCGTCTTATTTTCTTTTTTTGCGCGAATAAAATCATCAGCGCTTGTAGCAAGTAATAGTTTATCAGGATTATCTTTTATTCGTTTTTGCCACTCTGCTAACGAAGCTAAGGCCACATTTAAATTACCCGATGCTAATGAAGCTCCAAACCCCGTATAACCAGATTGATCTAATGCTTTAAAAGATTCCTCGTTCCAACCCCTAGGTATTATTAACCCATCTATAACGATGGCTTCTTTATAAAGTTTTTCTATTTTTTTATCTAGAAGGTTTGTAAATACACTGTTTGACATGTTTTGGTTTGGGGCTATAGTAATGGATTCCATTATTGAATTAAAGGCCATTGCCGTCTGTGCGGGAAAAAGTGTTCCTAGTGATAATAGTTTGACTAAATTTCTACGATTTTGTTTCAAAATATTCTAGTATTACTATTTAAAAAATGATATAAAGAGATAGTTAAAAAGCAAGGCTATTTTTAGCATTGCTTTTTATCATGAATTAAATCTTGTACACACATTGAAAATAACAGTAACGTATCAATGTGTGTAACAAGTAAATGGTTCCAATAGGGTATTAATTAATACCCTGGATTTTGCTCAATATTAGGATTAACATCTGTCTCGTCTTGAGGTATTGGCATTATAACAGTATCTGCTCCATAAGGAATTAAACAAATCTGTGCCGTACAGTTGGTTCTAACAATATCCATTTGATTACGCATCAAATCCCAAAGTCGTTGTCCTTCAAAGGCCAACTCTAATCTTCGTTCCAAGAATATAGCATCATCAAGAGCAACACCAGTATCTGTATTATCTGGTTCATCTGCAATTGCACGTTGACGTACCATATCTAAATCATCTTGTGCACCCGCTATATCAGTACCAATTTCTGCTCTAGCTTCTGCGCGTATCAAATACATTTCTGCTAGTCTAACAACTTTTACATTGTCAAAACCATTGATGTCCGGATATTTGATCATCCTATTTGGTGCAAATTCTCCAGTTAATAAAGGGTCTACTTCAAAGGTGCTTAAGCGAGCATCATTCTCAGGATAAAGATTAGCTACATCATTTGAAGGAAGGTAATCTCCAAAACCTGCTTGTAGATAAAGTCCAGCGATACCATTACCACCAACATTATCAGTTTCAGTCATTGATATTTCAAAAATAGACTCCGAACTATTGTCGGTTGTCCACAAGTCATAATAGTTAGCGTTGGAAACTAAACTATAATCACCTGATTCTATAACATTTGAAGCCATAGCTTCTGCATTTGTCCAATCTTCTTGAAACAGATATACTTTAGCCATTAATGCCCTTACCGATATTGGAGATAAGGTATTTGAATTACCGCTTCTAGAGTTCCCATTCATAAAAGAAATACCCGTAGTCATATCAGAAATAATTTGTTCATATACTTCTGCTACGGTACTTCTAGAAGGTTCATTATCTAAATCAAAATTCAAAACAATTGGCACCCCTAAATGACTAGCATCTGCCGTATAATTATATTGTTGAGCAAACATGCGTACTAAATCAAAATACATCAAACCTCTTAGCGCATAAGCCTCACCAATGATATGATTTTGCTCCGCTATAACTGCATCAGATAAAATTGTTTCGGAGTTGATGATAGCGTTAGCTGCATTAATTCCTTCATAAGCACTAGCCCAAAGCGCTTGCGCCTGTCCATCGGATACTCTTTGAATATGTTCGGCATAATCTACAACTCTGTTGGCCTGCCCATTTTGTTTTACGTCATCTGCTAATACATCAGGTATCATAATCATATAACGTCCATAATATTCTGAACCAGATAATTTATTATATATGCCAGTAATAGAAGATTCATAACCGTCAAGATCCAATAAGGCATCGGTATCCGAAACAGATTGTTGCGGAGTAAGTTCTAAAAAAGAGTCTGAACAAGAGAATACGAGTCCAGTCAATATCGATAATATAAATATTTTATATGTTTTCATATTTTTCATCATTTAAAGTTGAATATCTAAACCTATGGATACAGTCTTCACTGCTGGCGTCTGTCCTGTGTAGCTACCATTAATACCTTGTTCTGGATCAATGTACAGGATATCCTCTTTCACAAAGGTTAGGATATTAGTTCCTCTAGCATACAATCGCATAGAATTCAAACCTAATAGCGAAGTAATCTTTTCGGTAAAATTATAGGCAACTGTTAAATCTCTTAATCGAATATAACTACCATCATACAACCATCTAGTTTGGTTTCCTTCATTACTACCATTACGACCACCCCAAATAAACTGAGGCGCTAATGCGTCTGTTGAACCAGGTTGCCATCTGTTGTCATAAATAAAGTCAGCTGTACTTCTTGGCGTTAGTCTTCCGTCTCCTAATGTACCTCTTGCTCTAGAATCAAAAATATAATTACCGTAAGAGTAGATAAAGTTGGCACTAAGGCTTACATCTTTATAAGTGAACATGGTATTGAAACCTCCAAAAAATTCTGGTGTAGCAGACTTGTCATCTAAAAAGCGCTCTGCATCACTGATATCATTCGTTATCGTTGTTTTTGAAGCATCTGTATACCATTGTGGATCACCATTTTCTTGATTCACACCAGCCCAACTATATAAATAGAAAGATTGAAAATCTTCACCTTCTTGTCTTCTATAAGCACCATCTGTAAAATCGTCAGTAAGTTCTGTGATTTCATTCTTTAGAAAGGTGGTATTAAACCCAACATTCCAAGTAAAGTCTTTCTTGCTGATGATATCTGCATTCATTGAGATTTCCAAACCTGAGTTTTTCATTTCACCAAAGTTTTGGGTCAACGAAGAGAAGCCGGAGGTCAAGGTAATTGGCACATTTAAAATAAGGTCTGAAGAAGTACGTTCAAAATACTCAACAGTACCACTTATTTTAGAAAACAGACCAAAATCTATACCTACGTTAAAATTCTGTTGACTCTCCCAAGTAAGATCAGGATTGGCAATTTGGTTTGGACTACCACCTGGATTACCATCATAATCTTGACCAAAAACGTAAAGTCCTTGTGAAGGAAAATTACCAATGGCAGCATTACCTGTTACACCCCAAGAACTTCTAACTTTTAGTAAATCTAAAAAGGAAACATCTTCTAAAAAAGATTCCCTACTAGCAACCCAACTTCCACCGAAGGAATAAAAAGTACCCCATCTGTTATCAGCACCAAATCTAGAAGACCCGTCTCGTCTTAAACTACCTGAAAGAAAATATTTTCCATCGTAGTTGTAATTTAACCTAGAAAAGGCAGAAACAAAGGTATACTCAGATTTTGATCCACTAATGGCAAACTCTGCCGATGCACTATTTAACGTTCTTAAACTTTGGTTAGGAAATTGCGTTCCAGAAGCACTAAAGGATTCATTATTAGTTTCTTGAGCTTCAAAACCCCCTAAGACATTAAAGTTATGGTTATCACCTAAAATAAAATTATAATCTGCTGTTTGCGTACCTACAAAGGTTCTAAGTGACGTATTGGCTTCGTAACCAATACCTCCAGAATTTCTTCCTCCACCATATCTTGGATTTTGATATTGCGATTCGGTTAACGTAAGAAGGTCAAAATTCAATTGTGAACGTAAGGTCAGATTCTTAATTGGTTTAATAGACACCGCAAAATTATCAATAACCCTAAACTGTTTATTTTCCCATAAATCATCACCACTTAAAGCACCAACTGGGTTGGCTCCTCCTAAAGGAAAATAGTCGGCATGTTCCCCATTAAATCTTCCTTCTTCATCATAAATAGGAATTAACGGTGATAACTCTAAAGAGTTTTTAAACGGATTATTAAAAGAACCACCATCAAAAAATGTATTTGTTGTACTGTTCGAAACCGATATATTATTGGAAATGGTTAAATAATCTGTCGCTTTAAATTCAATATTACTTCGGGCACTTAACCTATTAAAACCAGATCCTATAATATAGTTTTCTTGATCATAATAAGCTCCAGAGAAAAAATACTTTAAATTATCAGTACCTCCACTAGCACTTAAATCATAACTTTGAGTTATTCCCGTTCTGGTAATTGCATCTAACCAATTGGTATCTGTAGGTTCTCCCGTTGAAGGATCAATCAGTTGTTGAAAAGTAGCATCAAATCTTGCTTGCGCTTCCGCTGCTGTATCTCCACCATTAACATAACCTTCAAGATAAAGTTCTGTATACTCTGCGGCATTCAATGGTTTCAAGATCTTATTGTATGCTTGTGAATTGAACCCTGTTAGGGTTTTTAAGGTAATTTTAGCCTTACCAGACTTTCCTGATTTTGTGGTAATTAAAATAACACCATTTGCTCCTCTAGACCCATAAATTGCAGTTGAAGATGCATCTTTTAATACTGAAATTGATTCAATATCATTAGGGTTAATCGATGCCATAACATTAGTACTAGTACCTCCATTATCTATAGTACCGATACTACCATTTTGTATAGGAATACCATCTATAACGTACAATGGTTCACTAGACGCTGATATAGAACCAATACCTCTTATTCTAACTTGTGTATTTCCACCCGGGGCACCATCTACCGCACTTGCCTGTAAACCTGCAGTACTACCTCTTAATGCTTGCTCGAAACTAGAAACCGGTGCTTGTTCAAAAGTTTCACTTTTTACAACACCTACAGATCCTGTTAAAGATTCTTTTGTTTGCGTACCATATGCCACAACTACAACTTCACCTAAAGCTGCTGCATTTTCTTTTAAGGTGATATCGATAACATTTTTTTCACCAACAGTAGCAGTTTGAGATAACATTCCTATATAAGAAAATGCTAATATGTCTGTACTATTAGCGTTAATAGCATAGTGACCATCAAAATCTGATTGCGTACCTTGAGTGGTACCTTTCACAAGAATATTTACACCTACTAATGGTATTCCATCAGTACCATAAACGGTTCCTGTTATTGTCTTTTCTTGTACCGAAGCATCATCGTTTGAAATATTTTGGTTCGTTGTTCTCGATTCAACTTTTTTAACGACAATTTGCTTCCCTTCTATCTTATAGGTAAGATTTGTATTTGAAAAGGCTTTATCCAGTATGGTAGAAATTTTTA encodes:
- a CDS encoding amidohydrolase family protein, with product MKYICTLFFFFIITSSFNNPFSANENTSDKVVYDVVFREGLAGKYEKWKTNKNTVNYYYTYTDRGRGPEFLEELTFNKKGYITSQSVSGVNYLKDSIQEFFKSEKHKATWLNPKGERKGDFNGDALYFRYDGSPAIYEVLAKLLMSSEDEKVKLYPKGEVELVDKRAISLSNSTLINLLMVKGLDMNPTYLWMIGDEMVAKISGNLHIIRTDLKELRLEMKGIQDAIEDEYLADVAKKVTHKLDQVIIKNVNVFTAQGTLLKNQDVVVDGDNIESIKASDDQEISKEIKVINCGGKTLMPGMFDMHTHNTKFRGMLHVAGGVTSVRDLANNKQLKVLSKQFNTNEIIGPRIVTFGGIIDGDGPYANQRNVVSSVEEGLSEIQEYKDLGYEQIKLYSSIRPEWVAPLTKRAHELEMRVSGHIPAFMTATQAINQGYDEIQHMNMVLLNFLSDTIDTRTPLRHTMSAYHGVDLDLKSKEYLDFVHLLKTKNIRIDPTVSIFENMFVSVKGEPSPTYVKIIDRLPLLNQRDYYSGGLPKSGEKITRYKGSFNKMLAVVYDLYEKGIEIVPGTDGLPGFLYHRELELYAQAGIPNAEVLKIATIKSAEMTGVSESYGSIEVGKKADLILIDGNPLEAISAIRNVEWTMKGGNLFYAEEVYQAMGIQHFK
- a CDS encoding dipeptidase, whose translation is MSNSVFTNLLDKKIEKLYKEAIVIDGLIIPRGWNEESFKALDQSGYTGFGASLASGNLNVALASLAEWQKRIKDNPDKLLLATSADDFIRAKKENKTAAFLGFQNATMIEKSIDNIDTLYDAGTRWIQLTYNQRNLLGDGSTERTNSGLSDFGIEALARMNELGIMIDLSHCGRETTNDGIKFSTSGACFNHSMCEALYKDHPRAKTDGQIKAMADKGGVIGIICLGYMIGPELGTKTTLETYVDHIDHAVKIAGIDHVGVAADFAIQGLEATGATRENWYVPRLTRFKPSYKVQWPPWIPELDKPDRYLQVAKVLDKRGYSTGDIEKILGLNWLGYFKDTLKS
- a CDS encoding RagB/SusD family nutrient uptake outer membrane protein, producing MKTYKIFILSILTGLVFSCSDSFLELTPQQSVSDTDALLDLDGYESSITGIYNKLSGSEYYGRYMIMIPDVLADDVKQNGQANRVVDYAEHIQRVSDGQAQALWASAYEGINAANAIINSETILSDAVIAEQNHIIGEAYALRGLMYFDLVRMFAQQYNYTADASHLGVPIVLNFDLDNEPSRSTVAEVYEQIISDMTTGISFMNGNSRSGNSNTLSPISVRALMAKVYLFQEDWTNAEAMASNVIESGDYSLVSNANYYDLWTTDNSSESIFEISMTETDNVGGNGIAGLYLQAGFGDYLPSNDVANLYPENDARLSTFEVDPLLTGEFAPNRMIKYPDINGFDNVKVVRLAEMYLIRAEARAEIGTDIAGAQDDLDMVRQRAIADEPDNTDTGVALDDAIFLERRLELAFEGQRLWDLMRNQMDIVRTNCTAQICLIPYGADTVIMPIPQDETDVNPNIEQNPGY